A genomic window from Panthera tigris isolate Pti1 chromosome B4, P.tigris_Pti1_mat1.1, whole genome shotgun sequence includes:
- the ASCL1 gene encoding achaete-scute homolog 1 — MESSAKMESGSVGQQPQPQPQPQQPFLPPAACFFATAAAAAAAAAAAAAQSAQQQQQQQQQQQQQQQQQQQQQQQAPQLSPAADGQPSGGGHKSASKQVKRQRSSSPELMRCKRRLNFSGFGYSLPQQQPAAVARRNERERNRVKLVNLGFATLREHVPNGAANKKMSKVETLRSAVEYIRALQQLLDEHDAVSAAFQAGVLSPTISPNYSNDMNSMAGSPVSSYSSDEGSYDPLSPEEQELLDFTNWF; from the coding sequence ATGGAGAGCTCTGCCAAGATGGAGAGCGGCAGCGTCGGccagcagccgcagccgcagccgcagccgcagcagCCCTTCCTGCCGCCCGCAGCCTGCTTCTTTGCcacggccgcggcggcggcggcggcggcagcggcggcagcggcgcAGAgtgcacagcagcagcagcagcaacagcagcagcagcaacagcagcagcagcagcagcagcagcagcagcagcaggcgcCGCAGCTGAGCCCGGCGGCCGACGGCCAGCCCTCAGGGGGCGGTCACAAGTCAGCGTCCAAGCAAGTCAAGCGACAGCGCTCGTCCTCGCCCGAACTGATGCGCTGCAAACGCCGGCTCAACTTCAGCGGCTTTGGCTACAGCCTGCCGCAGCAGCAGCCGGCCGCCGTGGCGCGCCGCAACGAGCGCGAGCGCAACCGCGTCAAACTGGTCAACCTGGGCTTTGCCACGCTCCGGGAGCACGTCCCCAACGGCGCGGCCAACAAGAAGATGAGCAAGGTGGAGACGCTGCGCTCCGCGGTCGAGTACATCCGCGCGCTACAGCAGCTGCTGGACGAACACGATGCGGTGAGCGCCGCCTTCCAGGCTGGCGTCCTGTCGCCCACCATCTCCCCCAACTACTCCAACGACATGAACTCCATGGCCGGCTCGCCGGTCTCCTCCTACTCGTCCGACGAGGGCTCTTACGACCCACTCAGCCCCGAGGAGCAAGAGCTGCTCGACTTCACCAACTGGTTCTGA